Proteins from a single region of Flavobacterium sp. YJ01:
- a CDS encoding alpha/beta hydrolase, giving the protein MDKHYKKEGKYSYFEAGEGTPIVILHGLMGGLSNFDGVAQYFPTKGYKVVIPDLPIYTQSILKTNVKSFAKYVKDFITFKGFDKVILLGNSLGGHIALYHTKLYPEKVAGLVITGSSGLYESAMGDSYPRRGDYEYIKKKAEDVFYDPKIATPELIDEVYATANDRIKLIKTLTIAKSAIRHNMAKDLPKMNVETCIIWGKNDSVTPPNVAEEFDKLLPNSTLYWIDKCGHAAMMEHPDEFNEILEKWLTEQKL; this is encoded by the coding sequence ATGGACAAACACTATAAAAAAGAAGGCAAATACAGCTATTTTGAAGCTGGAGAAGGAACTCCAATTGTTATTCTGCATGGATTAATGGGAGGTCTTAGTAACTTTGATGGTGTAGCACAATATTTCCCGACAAAAGGATATAAAGTTGTTATTCCTGATTTGCCAATATACACGCAAAGCATTTTAAAAACGAACGTAAAAAGTTTCGCGAAATACGTAAAAGACTTTATCACTTTTAAGGGTTTTGACAAAGTAATTCTTTTAGGAAATTCTCTTGGAGGACATATCGCTTTGTATCACACTAAACTTTACCCTGAGAAAGTTGCGGGACTTGTAATAACTGGTAGCTCTGGACTTTACGAAAGCGCAATGGGCGATAGTTACCCAAGAAGAGGCGATTACGAATACATTAAAAAGAAGGCTGAAGATGTATTTTACGATCCTAAAATCGCTACTCCTGAATTGATTGATGAAGTTTATGCAACAGCAAATGACCGAATAAAATTAATCAAAACTTTGACGATTGCCAAGAGTGCAATTCGTCATAATATGGCCAAAGATTTACCAAAAATGAATGTAGAAACCTGCATTATTTGGGGTAAAAACGACTCTGTAACACCGCCAAATGTTGCCGAAGAATTTGATAAATTATTGCCAAATTCTACTTTGTACTGGATTGACAAATGCGGACACGCTGCAATGATGGAACATCCAGATGAATTTAACGAAATTCTGGAGAAATGGCTTACTGAGCAGAAATTATAG
- the rsmH gene encoding 16S rRNA (cytosine(1402)-N(4))-methyltransferase RsmH: MTTKMEYHNPVLLYPTVDGLDIKPDGVYVDVTFGGGGHSKEILRRLGPNGKLFAFDQDEDALANALPDERFTLINENFRFIKRFLRFHGVKAVDGILADLGVSSHQFDVPERGFSTRFDAELDMRMSQKNDLSAYRVVNEYEEQDLRRVFFDYGELKNAPVLARTIVEARKDYPIKTTDELKDVLKKFLPEKVRNKVLAQIYQAIRIEVNQEMDVLKEFIEQSLEILKPGGRFSVISYHSLEDRLVKRFIKNGMFEGEPERDFYGNFSVPFKTIGKLIVPDNEEIKINNRARSAKLRVAEKL, encoded by the coding sequence ATGACGACGAAGATGGAATATCATAATCCGGTTTTGCTTTATCCAACTGTAGATGGTTTAGATATTAAACCTGATGGGGTGTATGTAGATGTTACGTTTGGAGGCGGTGGTCATTCAAAGGAGATTTTAAGAAGATTAGGGCCAAACGGAAAGCTGTTTGCATTTGATCAAGACGAAGATGCGCTTGCTAATGCTTTGCCAGACGAAAGGTTTACTTTGATAAACGAAAATTTTAGGTTCATAAAAAGATTTTTACGTTTTCACGGAGTAAAAGCAGTTGATGGAATTTTAGCTGATTTAGGCGTTTCATCACATCAGTTTGATGTTCCGGAAAGAGGTTTTTCTACAAGATTTGATGCCGAATTAGATATGCGGATGAGTCAAAAAAATGATTTGAGTGCTTATCGAGTGGTTAACGAATATGAAGAACAGGATTTACGTCGCGTTTTTTTTGATTATGGAGAATTGAAAAACGCGCCAGTTTTAGCAAGAACAATTGTTGAGGCGAGAAAAGATTATCCGATCAAAACGACAGATGAATTGAAAGACGTTTTGAAGAAATTTTTACCTGAGAAAGTTCGAAATAAAGTATTGGCTCAAATATATCAGGCAATTCGAATTGAAGTAAATCAAGAAATGGATGTTTTAAAAGAATTTATTGAGCAATCGTTAGAGATCTTAAAACCAGGCGGAAGATTTTCGGTGATCTCATATCATTCTTTAGAAGATAGATTGGTAAAAAGGTTTATAAAAAACGGAATGTTTGAAGGAGAACCAGAAAGAGATTTTTACGGAAACTTTTCGGTTCCATTTAAAACTATTGGAAAATTGATTGTTCCAGACAACGAGGAAATCAAAATTAATAATAGAGCAAGAAGTGCCAAATTAAGAGTTGCAGAAAAGCTATAA
- the nadE gene encoding NAD(+) synthase, with product MAKKSTIQTEKVNTHIVEWLKNYANNAKVNGFVIGISGGVDSAVTSTLCAQTGLKVLCVEMPIHQAESQVSRAKEHIDQLKKRFPNVSDVQTDLTAVFESFKSAVPKTDDEAKVNLALANTRARIRMTSLYYLAGIHGLLVAGTGNKVEDFGVGFYTKYGDGGVDLSPIADLMKSDVYALGDFLQIPQSILTAAPTDGLFGDNRTDEDQLGASYDELEWAMLAAESGNTATDFDGREKSVFEIYKRLNTSNKHKMDPIPVCLIPKTLK from the coding sequence ATGGCTAAAAAAAGCACAATTCAGACAGAAAAAGTAAATACGCATATTGTAGAGTGGCTAAAAAATTACGCTAACAATGCAAAAGTAAACGGTTTTGTAATAGGAATCTCAGGAGGAGTTGATTCTGCTGTAACTTCAACTTTATGCGCGCAGACAGGACTGAAAGTTTTATGTGTTGAAATGCCTATTCATCAGGCAGAAAGCCAAGTTAGCAGAGCGAAAGAACATATTGATCAGCTGAAAAAGCGTTTTCCAAATGTTTCTGATGTTCAAACAGATCTAACTGCTGTTTTTGAATCTTTCAAAAGTGCTGTTCCTAAAACAGATGATGAAGCGAAAGTAAATTTAGCATTAGCCAATACTCGTGCGCGCATCAGAATGACTTCTTTATATTATTTAGCTGGAATTCATGGTTTATTGGTTGCCGGAACTGGAAACAAAGTGGAAGATTTCGGCGTAGGTTTTTATACAAAATATGGAGATGGCGGTGTCGATTTGAGTCCAATTGCAGATTTAATGAAATCTGACGTTTATGCTTTAGGAGATTTTTTGCAAATTCCACAATCAATTTTAACAGCTGCACCGACCGATGGATTATTTGGAGATAACCGTACAGATGAAGACCAATTAGGAGCTAGTTATGACGAATTAGAGTGGGCAATGTTGGCTGCGGAGTCAGGAAATACGGCAACTGACTTCGACGGGAGAGAAAAATCTGTCTTCGAAATTTATAAACGATTAAACACCAGCAACAAGCATAAAATGGACCCAATTCCGGTTTGTTTGATACCAAAAACGTTAAAATAA
- a CDS encoding response regulator transcription factor yields MIKVCLADNHPVTHFGVKSYFKDHDQISIVANVGNFSMVRDILQTKEIDILILDLELEGLSSIFEIKSILKNFPKTKIVIFSDLAEQMYAPNAIKAGVSGYVHKTEKLETLGHSIIKVHEGKIIINETVRKNMALIAKQSKSERLYRKLSNREIEVLRYLSDGKKNNEISKILNLNEKTISTYKLRLLTKLNVTNLVDLVNKAKTLEII; encoded by the coding sequence ATGATTAAAGTATGTCTAGCAGACAATCATCCTGTTACGCACTTTGGCGTTAAGTCTTATTTCAAAGACCACGATCAAATTTCAATTGTTGCCAACGTAGGCAATTTTTCAATGGTTAGAGATATTCTTCAGACGAAGGAAATCGACATTCTAATCTTAGATTTAGAGTTAGAAGGCCTTTCAAGTATCTTTGAAATTAAATCTATCTTAAAAAATTTCCCAAAAACAAAAATTGTTATTTTCAGTGATCTTGCTGAGCAAATGTACGCTCCAAACGCAATTAAAGCAGGAGTTTCTGGGTATGTACACAAAACAGAAAAACTTGAAACATTAGGTCATTCTATTATTAAAGTACACGAAGGAAAAATTATCATCAACGAAACAGTACGCAAAAACATGGCACTTATTGCGAAACAAAGCAAAAGCGAGCGTCTGTACAGAAAACTTTCTAACCGTGAAATCGAGGTTTTACGTTATTTAAGTGATGGTAAGAAAAATAATGAAATCTCTAAAATCTTAAATCTGAACGAAAAAACGATCAGTACTTACAAACTGAGATTATTAACTAAATTGAATGTTACTAATTTAGTTGACTTGGTTAACAAAGCGAAGACTTTAGAAATTATTTAA
- a CDS encoding RNA polymerase sigma factor codes for MKIIQLHQEETKIIKLAVENNRQAQQQIYSKFSSKMLSVCRQYIKDIQLAEDVMITAFMKVFTNLKNFEHKGSFEGWIRRIMVNECISYLRVQKKVKFAEDEFFVEESFNEIDSQFTVEQIQYLIDALPDGYKMVFNLYAIEGYKHNEIAKMLGINEGTSKSQLSHARKMLQTQITILKKQDNGTE; via the coding sequence ATGAAAATTATCCAGTTACATCAAGAAGAAACCAAAATCATAAAGCTGGCTGTCGAAAATAATCGTCAGGCGCAGCAGCAGATTTATAGTAAGTTTTCTTCTAAAATGTTGAGTGTATGTCGACAATATATAAAAGACATTCAATTGGCCGAAGATGTAATGATAACCGCTTTCATGAAAGTGTTTACGAATTTGAAAAACTTCGAACACAAAGGAAGCTTTGAAGGCTGGATCCGCCGAATTATGGTTAACGAATGCATTTCGTATTTAAGAGTTCAGAAAAAAGTAAAATTTGCCGAAGATGAATTTTTTGTTGAAGAAAGTTTTAATGAAATTGACAGCCAGTTTACGGTAGAACAGATTCAATATTTAATTGATGCTTTGCCCGACGGCTATAAAATGGTTTTCAATTTATACGCCATTGAAGGTTACAAACACAATGAAATTGCCAAGATGTTAGGCATTAATGAAGGAACATCGAAATCGCAATTATCGCACGCTAGAAAAATGCTGCAAACACAAATTACTATTCTAAAAAAACAAGATAATGGAACCGAATAA
- a CDS encoding polyprenyl synthetase family protein — MNITSQIKQPIFNEMELFEKKFHESMTSKVALLNRITYYIVNRKGKQMRPMFVFLTAKMVSGGIVNERTYRGASVIELIHTATLVHDDVVDDSNRRRGFFSINALWKNKIAVLVGDYLLSKGLLLSIDNGDFDLLRIISVAVREMSEGELLQIEKARRLDITEDVYYEIIRKKTATLIAACCALGAKAVIEDDIQVENMRKFGELIGMAFQIKDDLFDYSEEAIGKPTGIDIKEQKMTLPLIHVLNTCTPQEKKWLINSIKNHNKDKKRVKEVIAFVKNNNGLAYAENKMVEFQQEALALLQNFEDSEFKDALTLMVNYVIERKK; from the coding sequence ATGAATATTACGTCTCAAATAAAGCAGCCTATTTTTAACGAAATGGAACTTTTCGAAAAAAAGTTCCATGAATCGATGACTTCAAAGGTTGCATTACTAAACCGAATCACTTATTACATCGTAAACCGCAAGGGAAAACAGATGCGTCCAATGTTTGTTTTTCTTACTGCAAAAATGGTTTCTGGCGGTATTGTAAACGAAAGAACCTATCGTGGAGCTTCGGTAATCGAATTGATTCATACCGCAACTTTAGTTCATGATGACGTAGTAGACGATAGTAATCGCCGTCGCGGATTTTTCTCCATCAACGCGCTTTGGAAAAATAAAATTGCTGTTTTAGTTGGAGATTATTTACTTTCAAAAGGTTTATTGCTTTCTATAGATAACGGCGATTTCGATTTATTGAGAATTATTTCTGTTGCTGTTCGCGAAATGAGCGAAGGTGAATTGCTTCAAATAGAAAAAGCCCGCCGACTTGATATTACCGAAGACGTTTATTACGAAATCATCAGAAAGAAAACCGCAACACTTATTGCAGCTTGTTGTGCGCTTGGCGCGAAAGCCGTAATCGAAGACGATATTCAGGTAGAAAACATGCGTAAATTCGGTGAACTAATCGGAATGGCATTTCAAATTAAAGACGATTTATTCGATTACAGCGAAGAAGCCATCGGAAAACCAACCGGAATAGATATTAAGGAGCAAAAAATGACTTTGCCTTTAATTCACGTTTTAAATACTTGTACTCCGCAAGAAAAAAAGTGGTTGATAAACTCCATCAAAAACCACAACAAAGACAAAAAACGCGTAAAAGAAGTTATTGCCTTTGTAAAAAACAATAATGGTTTGGCTTACGCCGAAAACAAAATGGTCGAATTCCAGCAGGAAGCACTTGCATTACTTCAAAACTTTGAAGATTCTGAGTTTAAAGATGCTTTGACTTTGATGGTAAACTACGTAATCGAAAGAAAAAAATAA
- the mraZ gene encoding division/cell wall cluster transcriptional repressor MraZ, whose translation MNTIVGTYECKVDAKGRLMMPAPLKKQLTASLQSGFVLKRSVFQQCLELYPMEEWDLMMKKINKLNRFVKKNNDFIRRFTAGVKVVEVDALGRLLVPKDLVTFASISKDVVFSSAVNIVEIWDKDLYEKSISGEDMDFADLAEEVMGNINDDEDGIS comes from the coding sequence TTGAACACAATTGTTGGAACATATGAGTGTAAAGTCGATGCTAAAGGAAGGCTAATGATGCCTGCGCCTTTAAAAAAGCAATTGACGGCTTCTCTTCAAAGCGGATTCGTTTTGAAGCGTTCTGTTTTTCAGCAGTGTTTAGAATTATATCCTATGGAAGAATGGGATTTAATGATGAAAAAAATCAACAAGCTTAATCGCTTTGTGAAAAAGAACAACGATTTCATTAGAAGGTTTACGGCTGGTGTTAAAGTGGTTGAGGTTGATGCATTAGGGAGATTGCTGGTTCCAAAAGATTTGGTAACGTTTGCGAGTATTTCTAAAGATGTAGTTTTTTCATCTGCGGTTAATATAGTAGAAATCTGGGATAAGGATTTATACGAAAAATCAATAAGCGGCGAAGATATGGATTTTGCAGATTTAGCCGAAGAAGTAATGGGAAATATTAATGACGACGAAGATGGAATATCATAA
- the gldC gene encoding gliding motility protein GldC, translating to MANINSEIRFNVELDENRVPEKLTWSAQDGGVQAEEAKAIMLSIWDSKAKETMRIDLWTKDMPVDEMKIFFHQTLVAMADTFKRATDDEKMSDTMKDFCDYFAEKLELTK from the coding sequence ATGGCAAATATAAACTCAGAGATAAGATTCAATGTTGAATTAGATGAAAACCGTGTTCCAGAAAAATTAACGTGGAGCGCGCAAGACGGCGGTGTACAAGCTGAAGAAGCAAAAGCAATTATGCTGTCTATTTGGGACAGCAAAGCGAAAGAAACAATGCGTATCGATTTATGGACAAAAGATATGCCTGTAGATGAAATGAAGATTTTCTTTCATCAAACTTTAGTTGCGATGGCGGATACGTTCAAGCGTGCAACAGATGACGAAAAAATGTCTGATACTATGAAAGATTTCTGTGACTACTTCGCAGAAAAATTAGAGCTTACTAAGTAA
- the gldB gene encoding gliding motility lipoprotein GldB codes for MKIYRFAVVLCLFFLSCNQKSKVEKAVEEIPVDIKVERFDKVFFETKPQDLAQVKKQYPFFFPAGNDDNVWLQKMNDPIWKELYDEVQKKYGNFEPVHKEFDALFQHVKYYFPKTKIPKVITVIGEMDYNAKAIYADSLVIVALELYLGKDHKFYEFPNYLKQNFEERQIMPDVVSSFSYRNIPDSPDRSLVAQMVFEGKQLYAKDLLLPDYTDAERMGYTPEQIKWCEENEAYIWRYFIENEMLYSDDPKLRTRFMTPAPFSKFFLEIDNDSPGRIGAWIGWQMVRSYMKNNSEVSLAELFKIDAKEIFEKSKYKPKK; via the coding sequence ATGAAAATTTATCGCTTTGCAGTGGTTCTATGCCTGTTTTTTTTGTCCTGCAATCAAAAAAGTAAGGTCGAAAAAGCAGTAGAAGAAATCCCTGTTGATATTAAAGTAGAGCGTTTTGATAAGGTGTTTTTCGAAACTAAACCCCAAGACCTCGCACAGGTAAAAAAACAATATCCATTCTTTTTTCCTGCGGGTAATGATGATAATGTCTGGTTGCAAAAAATGAACGATCCTATTTGGAAAGAACTTTATGATGAAGTACAGAAAAAGTATGGTAATTTTGAACCTGTTCATAAAGAGTTTGATGCGCTTTTTCAGCACGTAAAATATTATTTTCCTAAAACTAAAATTCCAAAAGTAATTACCGTAATTGGAGAAATGGATTATAATGCAAAAGCAATTTACGCAGACAGTCTTGTGATTGTGGCGCTGGAATTGTACTTAGGAAAAGATCATAAGTTTTACGAGTTTCCGAATTATCTAAAACAAAATTTTGAAGAAAGACAGATTATGCCAGACGTGGTTTCTAGTTTTTCTTATCGTAATATTCCAGATTCTCCAGATAGAAGTCTGGTGGCGCAAATGGTTTTTGAAGGAAAACAGCTTTACGCTAAAGATTTATTGCTTCCAGATTATACAGATGCAGAAAGAATGGGATATACTCCAGAACAAATAAAGTGGTGTGAAGAAAATGAAGCTTACATCTGGAGGTATTTTATAGAAAACGAAATGCTTTATAGCGATGATCCTAAATTGAGAACTCGATTTATGACACCAGCACCTTTTTCTAAATTCTTTCTAGAAATTGATAACGATTCTCCAGGCCGAATTGGAGCTTGGATTGGCTGGCAGATGGTACGTTCTTACATGAAAAATAATAGTGAAGTTTCTTTGGCAGAATTATTTAAAATTGATGCAAAAGAAATCTTCGAAAAATCAAAATATAAACCCAAGAAATAA
- the yihA gene encoding ribosome biogenesis GTP-binding protein YihA/YsxC — protein sequence MKINTAEFIISNSDASKCPTEFLPEYAFIGRSNVGKSSLINMLTNNKNLAKTSSRPGKTQLINHFKINNNWFLVDLPGYGYAKVSKKTKSVFQQFITDYFENREQLVCAFVLIDIRHEAQKIDIEFMSYMGESEIPFCIIFTKADKISRTKIDSHIAAYKKQMYANNWAEMPQYFVTSSTELTGKEQVLSYIDEVNQEVFKNNSGF from the coding sequence ATGAAAATTAATACCGCCGAATTTATTATCAGTAATTCTGATGCTTCAAAATGCCCGACTGAATTCTTGCCGGAATATGCATTTATAGGCCGATCAAACGTTGGTAAATCATCTTTGATTAATATGCTTACCAACAATAAAAATTTAGCAAAAACCTCTAGCAGACCTGGAAAAACACAATTAATCAATCATTTTAAAATCAATAACAATTGGTTTTTGGTCGATTTGCCTGGTTATGGTTATGCGAAAGTTTCTAAGAAAACAAAATCTGTTTTTCAGCAATTTATTACTGATTATTTTGAAAATAGAGAACAATTAGTTTGTGCTTTTGTTTTAATTGATATTCGTCATGAAGCGCAGAAAATAGACATTGAATTTATGTCTTATATGGGAGAAAGCGAAATTCCGTTTTGTATTATTTTTACAAAAGCTGATAAAATTAGCAGAACAAAAATTGACTCTCATATTGCTGCTTACAAAAAACAAATGTACGCTAATAATTGGGCTGAAATGCCACAATATTTTGTAACCTCATCTACAGAATTAACTGGAAAAGAACAAGTTCTATCTTATATTGACGAAGTAAATCAGGAAGTATTTAAAAACAATTCAGGTTTTTAA
- the rlmN gene encoding 23S rRNA (adenine(2503)-C(2))-methyltransferase RlmN, translated as MQMEKKDIRALSKDQLRDFFVENGDKAFRGNQVYEWLWSKGAHSFEDMTNVAKSTRSMLENSFVINHIKVDTMQKSSDGTVKNAVRLHDGLVVESVLIPTETRTTACVSSQVGCSLDCNFCATARLKRMRNLEPGEIYDQVLAIDKESRLYYNHPLSNIVFMGMGEPLMNYNNVIKAIDMITSEEGLGMSPKRIMVSTSGIPKMIKKMADDDVKFKLAVSLHSAIDETRARIMPFSKNFPLKDLREALEYWYRKTKSKISYEYVVWKGINDDKASVDALVKFCKYVPCKVNLIEYNPIDDGEFQQASEESIMAYIEALENIGVVVKVRRSRGKDIDAACGQLANKEAE; from the coding sequence ATGCAAATGGAGAAAAAAGACATACGCGCCTTATCAAAAGACCAGCTTCGCGATTTTTTTGTTGAAAATGGAGATAAAGCTTTTCGCGGAAATCAGGTTTATGAATGGTTATGGAGCAAAGGAGCTCACAGTTTTGAAGACATGACAAACGTAGCAAAGTCTACGAGATCAATGCTTGAAAATAGTTTTGTAATCAATCACATTAAGGTTGATACAATGCAGAAAAGTAGCGACGGAACTGTAAAAAATGCCGTAAGACTTCACGACGGACTTGTGGTTGAATCTGTTTTAATTCCGACTGAAACTAGAACTACTGCTTGTGTGTCGAGTCAAGTCGGGTGCAGTTTAGATTGTAATTTCTGTGCGACTGCAAGATTAAAAAGAATGCGTAATCTAGAACCAGGCGAAATTTACGACCAAGTTTTAGCTATCGATAAAGAAAGTCGTTTGTACTACAATCATCCGCTTTCGAATATTGTTTTTATGGGAATGGGAGAACCTTTAATGAATTATAATAATGTCATTAAAGCGATCGATATGATTACTTCTGAAGAAGGTTTAGGAATGTCTCCAAAACGAATCATGGTTTCGACTTCTGGAATTCCGAAAATGATCAAAAAAATGGCAGATGACGATGTGAAGTTTAAACTAGCCGTTTCTTTACACTCGGCAATTGATGAAACTCGCGCACGTATTATGCCTTTCAGTAAAAACTTCCCATTAAAAGATTTACGAGAAGCATTAGAATATTGGTATAGAAAAACAAAAAGCAAAATTTCTTACGAATATGTAGTTTGGAAAGGAATAAACGATGATAAAGCTTCGGTTGATGCCTTAGTGAAATTCTGTAAATATGTACCGTGTAAAGTCAATTTAATTGAATACAACCCAATTGATGACGGTGAATTCCAACAAGCTTCAGAAGAATCGATTATGGCTTACATAGAAGCATTAGAAAATATCGGAGTAGTAGTAAAAGTGAGAAGAAGTCGAGGAAAAGATATCGATGCCGCTTGCGGACAATTAGCCAATAAAGAAGCAGAATAA
- the dnaG gene encoding DNA primase: MISQNTIDSVFETARVEEVIGDFVNLKRAGSNFKGLSPFSDERSPSFMVSPAKGIWKDFSTGKGGNSVKFLMEHSQFTYPEAIRYLAKKYNIEIEETEQSEAEKANTDIRESMYLVSEFAAKYFQDVLINSEEGKAIGLSYFKERGFTNETIKKFNLGYSPETWDALTKEALGKGYKLEFLESTGLTIAREDRPFDRFKGRVMFPIQSMSGRVLGFGGRILTNDKKAAKYLNSPESDIYHKSKVLYGIYHAKQAIAKQNNCYLVEGYTDVIQFSQTGIENVVASSGTALTPDQIRLINRLTRNITVLFDGDAAGLRASIRGIDLILEEGMNVRVCSFPDGEDPDSFARKNSHEDLVAYLENNSKDFIQFKASILMGEAKNDPIKKADLIRDMVTSISKIPDRIQREVYIQECARIMDISEQVLTSTLAQLIQKDIAEANKKQKQEQRPFEVHRNQPPQAGTFSGGDPEDPRNGPPDDYPGDPGYYPQEQAQKVDILYGFERKVIEVLLLYGNLVEDFEDVFLKADEEGNVKEVSEKRQYKVFEKIYLSLQEDEIELSNVLFQNIYSNLIDFYNQNETFSLDKYLMHLQPEFAQEVTNILMEDERLTIHNWEGQNIFPKQKSETIEQNVSETIFAMRWYLVSAIIAELKNSLLTDPQEDNSEVLSMVIDYSKLLNNFSRKLGRVVVPYH; this comes from the coding sequence TTGATTTCGCAAAATACCATTGATTCTGTTTTTGAAACTGCTCGAGTAGAGGAGGTTATTGGCGATTTTGTGAATTTGAAACGTGCAGGAAGTAACTTTAAAGGTCTGAGTCCGTTTTCCGATGAGCGTTCTCCTTCGTTCATGGTTTCTCCAGCAAAAGGAATCTGGAAAGATTTTAGTACTGGAAAAGGAGGAAACTCGGTTAAGTTCTTAATGGAGCATTCGCAATTTACTTATCCGGAAGCGATTCGATATTTAGCGAAAAAATACAATATCGAAATTGAAGAAACCGAACAATCGGAAGCAGAAAAAGCAAATACAGATATTCGAGAAAGTATGTATCTGGTTTCTGAATTCGCGGCCAAATATTTTCAAGATGTTTTGATAAACTCTGAAGAAGGAAAAGCAATTGGATTATCTTATTTTAAAGAAAGAGGATTTACAAACGAAACCATCAAAAAATTCAATTTAGGATATTCGCCAGAAACTTGGGATGCTTTGACGAAAGAAGCCTTAGGAAAAGGATATAAATTAGAATTTTTAGAAAGCACAGGTTTAACAATCGCTAGAGAAGATCGTCCGTTTGACCGATTTAAAGGCCGTGTAATGTTTCCAATTCAAAGCATGTCTGGTCGTGTTTTAGGTTTTGGTGGACGTATTTTAACGAATGATAAAAAAGCGGCAAAATACCTGAATTCGCCAGAAAGTGATATTTACCATAAAAGTAAAGTGCTTTACGGAATTTATCATGCTAAACAAGCTATTGCCAAACAAAACAATTGTTATTTGGTAGAAGGTTATACAGATGTTATTCAGTTCAGTCAAACCGGAATTGAAAATGTTGTAGCTTCTTCTGGAACAGCTTTAACGCCAGATCAGATTCGTTTAATAAACCGTTTGACAAGAAATATCACTGTTCTTTTTGATGGAGATGCGGCTGGTTTGCGTGCTTCTATTCGAGGAATCGATTTGATTTTGGAAGAAGGGATGAATGTGAGAGTTTGTTCTTTTCCTGATGGAGAAGATCCTGATAGTTTTGCTCGAAAAAATTCTCATGAAGATTTAGTTGCCTATTTAGAAAATAACAGTAAAGATTTTATACAATTTAAGGCTTCGATTTTAATGGGCGAAGCCAAGAATGATCCGATAAAAAAGGCAGATCTGATTCGTGATATGGTTACGAGTATTTCTAAAATTCCAGACCGTATTCAGCGTGAAGTTTATATTCAGGAATGTGCTCGAATCATGGATATTTCGGAGCAGGTCTTGACGAGTACTTTGGCGCAATTGATTCAGAAAGATATTGCTGAAGCAAATAAAAAACAGAAACAAGAACAAAGACCTTTTGAAGTCCATAGAAATCAGCCTCCGCAAGCAGGTACATTTTCTGGAGGAGATCCAGAAGATCCAAGAAATGGTCCGCCAGATGATTATCCAGGTGATCCAGGATATTATCCGCAAGAGCAAGCTCAAAAAGTAGATATTTTATATGGTTTCGAAAGAAAAGTCATTGAGGTTTTACTTTTGTACGGAAATCTAGTAGAAGATTTTGAAGATGTTTTCTTGAAAGCAGATGAAGAAGGAAATGTAAAAGAAGTTTCGGAAAAAAGACAGTATAAAGTATTCGAAAAAATATATTTAAGCCTTCAGGAAGATGAGATAGAATTGTCGAATGTTTTATTTCAGAATATTTATAGTAATCTTATCGATTTTTATAATCAGAATGAGACTTTTAGTTTAGATAAGTATTTGATGCATTTGCAGCCTGAATTTGCTCAGGAAGTAACCAATATCTTAATGGAAGATGAAAGATTAACCATTCATAATTGGGAAGGGCAGAATATTTTTCCAAAACAAAAAAGTGAAACGATCGAGCAGAATGTTTCGGAGACCATATTTGCTATGAGATGGTATTTGGTGTCTGCAATAATTGCGGAATTAAAGAATTCTTTATTAACAGATCCGCAAGAAGATAATTCGGAAGTTTTGAGTATGGTTATAGATTATTCAAAATTACTAAATAATTTTTCTAGGAAATTAGGTCGTGTAGTTGTGCCGTATCACTAA
- a CDS encoding FtsL-like putative cell division protein, whose protein sequence is MKSGVFSILKARFLIHDDAVKNWRFIVFIILLAILMIANTQRYEQKVFEIAKLNNETKELRSEFVDRRSELMKLKMESTISDKMLEKQIFPSTVPPVKIEVKKEEEKSFFKRIWQ, encoded by the coding sequence ATGAAAAGTGGTGTATTTAGCATATTAAAAGCAAGATTCCTGATTCATGATGATGCAGTAAAAAACTGGCGATTTATCGTCTTTATAATTCTGCTGGCCATTTTGATGATTGCCAATACACAACGATACGAACAAAAGGTTTTTGAAATCGCAAAGTTGAATAATGAAACAAAAGAATTGCGATCTGAATTTGTAGATCGACGTTCAGAATTAATGAAGCTAAAAATGGAGTCAACCATTTCGGATAAAATGTTAGAAAAACAAATTTTTCCGTCGACGGTTCCTCCAGTGAAAATAGAAGTTAAAAAAGAAGAAGAAAAAAGTTTCTTTAAAAGAATATGGCAGTAG